Proteins co-encoded in one Nicotiana sylvestris chromosome 7, ASM39365v2, whole genome shotgun sequence genomic window:
- the LOC104226573 gene encoding ankyrin repeat-containing protein At5g02620-like translates to METSVGQQIFSGKKMTKQLTGKRGDTEFHSVVRGGNLELALEIINGCVEGELVELLSKQNQSAETALYVAAEYGHLDLVKEMIKYYDIGTASIKARNGYDAFHVAAKQGDFETVKVLFEVFPQLSVTFDQSNSTALHTAASQGHINVVNFLLDTNSSLATIPKNNGKTALHSSARNGHVAVVKALLSKEEGILNWRDKKGQTALHMAVKGQSVDVVNELIQSDPSLATIIDGKGNTALHIATRKGRVEIVQALVKDKRMKWDAINKSGETALDIAEKVRQSEIETILKEHGILSAKNMKLVLPTRSAKELKQTVSDIKHDVHNQLEHTFQTQKRVKNIAKRLNKMHSEGLNNAINSTTVVAVLIATVAFAAIFNLPGQYVDNRKHIPPGYSLGEGNIAPQLPFAIFFIFDSLALFISLAVVVVQTSIVVVERRAKKQMMSIINKLMWLACAFVSVAFLALSYVVVGKEERWMATAVTFMGTFIMVTTLGTLCYWVVMHRIESSNLRSLRKSARSSKSLSRSISIMSESEIPDDEYKKLYAI, encoded by the exons ATGGAAACTTCTGTTGGGCAGCAAATTTTTTCCGGGAAAAAGATGACAAAACAGTTAACAGGAAAAAGAGGAGACACTGAATTTCATTCAGTAGTGAGAGGTGGGAATCTTGAATTGGCTTTGGAGATAATCAATGGCTGTGTAGAAGGAGAATTGGTAGAATTATTGTCAAAGCAGAATCAGTCTGCTGAAACTGCTCTTTATGTTGCTGCTGAATATGGTCATTTGGATTTAGTGAAAGAGATGATTAAGTATTATGATATTGGAACAGCTAGTATCAAGGCAAGAAATGGTTATGATGCATTTCACGTTGCTGCTAAACAGGGtgattttg AAACGGTGAAGGTACTATTTGAGGTTTTTCCACAGCTATCAGTTACATTTGATCAGTCAAATTCCACTGCACTTCACACTGCAGCATCACAAGGCCATATTAATGTAGTCAATTTCCTCTTGGACACTAATAGCAGTTTAGCTACAATACCAAAGAACAATGGGAAAACAGCACTTCATTCTTCAGCAAGAAATGGACATGTTGCAGTTGTGAAAGCACTTTTAAGCAAAGAAGAAGGGATCTTAAATTGGAGAGATAAAAAGGGCCAAACTGCTCTTCATATGGCAGTTAAAGGACAAAGTGTTGATGTTGTTAATGAGCTTATTCAATCAGATCCTTCTTTGGCTACAATTATTGATGGAAAGGGTAATACTGCTTTGCATATTGCAACACGAAAAGGCCGCGTAGAG ATTGTTCAAGCGTTAGTAAAGGACAAACGGATGAAGTGGGACGCCATCAATAAATCTGGTGAGACTGCTCTTGACATTGCTGAGAAAGTAAGGCAGTCAGAGATAGAAACAATTCTAAAGGAACATGGTATCCTGAGTGCAAAGAACATGAAGCTAGTATTACCAACGCGTTCAGCCAAAGAACTGAAACAAACCGTTAGTGACataaaacatgatgttcacaaTCAGCTTGAGCACACTTTTCAAACACAAAAGAGAGTGAAAAACATAGCGAAACGTCTGAACAAAATGCACTCGGAAGGGCTCAACAATGCAATAAATTCCACCACAGTCGTTGCAGTTCTTATTGCCACTGTTGCTTTTGCTGCTATATTTAATCTACCAGGCCAATATGTTGATAACCGTAAGCATATTCCTCCTGGATACTCATTAGGAGAAGGAAATATTGCTCCTCAACTCCCTTTTGCAATTTTCTTCATATTTGACTCTCTTGCACTCTTCATATCATTAGCTGTTGTGGTGGTTCAAACATCAATCGTGGTTGTTGAAAGAAGAGCCAAGAAGCAAATGATGTCGATTATCAACAAGCTAATGTGGTTGGCTTGTGCATTTGTGTCTGTAGCCTTTCTTGCACTGTCTTATGTTGTTGTAGGTAAAGAAGAGAGATGGATGGCAACTGCAGTAACTTTTATGGGAACTTTTATCATGGTCACGACTCTAGGGACACTGTGTTATTGGGTAGTTATGCACCGGATTGAGTCTTCAAATTTGAGAAGTTTGCGCAAGTCAGCTCGGAGTAGCAAGTCCTTGTCACGGTCCATATCGATCATGTCAGAATCAGAGATCCCGGATGATGAGTATAAGAAACTATATGCTATTTAG